One window of Rhizobium tropici CIAT 899 genomic DNA carries:
- the nifW gene encoding nitrogenase stabilizing/protective protein NifW has product MNSFCNASRTSDTAEILARLKNLSAAEEFFALLDVAYDPKVLDVSRLHIMKRMGQYLAEEDFADLPEQVIAARARAMLERAYEDFATSSPLAHRVFKVLNDHNPAKPAQPGHTFVPFDSILKRFGRE; this is encoded by the coding sequence ATGAACAGTTTTTGCAACGCCAGTCGAACCAGCGATACGGCCGAAATCCTCGCGCGGTTGAAAAATCTGTCTGCCGCGGAGGAGTTTTTCGCGCTGCTTGACGTCGCCTATGATCCGAAGGTGCTTGACGTCTCGCGGCTTCACATCATGAAGCGGATGGGACAATACCTCGCCGAAGAGGATTTCGCCGATCTCCCGGAACAGGTGATTGCTGCCAGAGCACGCGCCATGCTTGAACGCGCCTACGAAGATTTTGCGACGTCCTCGCCACTTGCGCACCGGGTCTTCAAGGTGCTCAACGATCACAATCCGGCCAAGCCTGCCCAACCGGGTCACACGTTCGTGCCATTCGATTCTATCTTGAAGCGTTTCGGCAGGGAGTGA
- the rpoN gene encoding RNA polymerase factor sigma-54 codes for MQYLANLLQRQKQSLVITPQLIQSIRLLQLAHGELHQFIEQELEKNPFLELASSDGIASDDVVSTSENRPDSATHDGKVDAPTRLEAPEPLGEWKSIRSSANASSEHPPGFEEFAASTETLHDDVARQIALTAFSSRDRLIAGALANHLESTGYLQVHLSELAARLGVHEADVERVLATLQDFDPPGIFARTLRECLEIQLRQQDRFDPAMEALVANLELVAQRDFRALKRRCGVDDDDLLDMLHEIRTLDPRPGNRFQSGRPEAIIPDVRVLPSTAGGWQIELNPEMLPKVLINQTYFAEVSRLTAHDTGDQAFLNECFQNANWLVRSLDQRAKTILKVATEIVRQQDVFLERGTAYLRPLNLKTVADAIEMHESTVSRVTSNKYMLTPRGVFELKYFFTVAIASSEGGEAHSAEAIRHRIRAMIAAETEDSVLSDDNMVAQLRESGIDIARRTVAKYREAMNIPSSVQRRREIRAGFV; via the coding sequence ATGCAGTATTTAGCAAACCTTCTCCAGCGCCAAAAGCAATCGCTGGTTATTACGCCTCAGCTCATCCAATCTATTCGCTTGCTGCAACTGGCGCATGGCGAACTGCATCAGTTCATCGAGCAGGAATTGGAGAAGAACCCGTTTCTAGAACTGGCTTCAAGTGACGGCATCGCCTCTGACGATGTCGTCTCGACCTCGGAGAACAGGCCCGATAGTGCCACACACGATGGCAAGGTTGATGCGCCGACAAGGCTCGAGGCTCCCGAGCCACTTGGAGAATGGAAATCAATTCGAAGTTCCGCCAACGCGTCGTCAGAGCACCCGCCGGGCTTCGAGGAGTTTGCTGCTTCTACTGAAACATTGCACGACGATGTCGCCCGGCAGATCGCCCTCACAGCATTCAGCTCACGAGATCGGCTGATTGCCGGTGCGCTTGCCAATCATCTGGAAAGCACTGGATATCTTCAGGTGCACCTATCAGAGCTGGCGGCAAGGCTGGGTGTCCACGAGGCTGACGTCGAGCGAGTCCTCGCGACCTTGCAGGATTTCGATCCACCTGGAATCTTTGCACGAACTCTTAGGGAATGCCTCGAGATACAGTTACGGCAGCAAGATCGGTTCGACCCTGCTATGGAAGCGCTGGTCGCAAATCTTGAGTTGGTTGCACAACGTGACTTTCGCGCATTGAAGCGGCGCTGCGGTGTCGACGACGACGACCTTCTCGACATGTTGCATGAGATCCGGACACTCGATCCGAGGCCCGGAAACCGGTTCCAATCGGGACGGCCGGAGGCCATCATACCGGACGTTCGAGTTCTGCCCTCGACCGCAGGCGGGTGGCAGATCGAACTCAATCCCGAGATGTTGCCCAAGGTGCTCATCAACCAAACCTATTTTGCCGAAGTCTCTCGTCTGACCGCGCATGATACCGGTGATCAGGCATTCCTCAACGAATGCTTCCAGAACGCGAACTGGTTGGTTCGCAGCCTCGATCAGCGGGCCAAGACGATCCTTAAGGTAGCAACTGAAATCGTCCGCCAGCAGGATGTCTTTCTGGAACGCGGCACTGCCTATCTTCGGCCTCTCAATCTTAAGACTGTCGCCGACGCGATCGAGATGCATGAGTCGACGGTGAGCCGTGTGACTTCGAACAAATACATGCTCACCCCTCGCGGCGTGTTCGAACTGAAGTATTTTTTCACGGTCGCGATTGCATCCTCGGAAGGCGGCGAGGCACACTCGGCCGAAGCGATCCGCCATCGCATCAGGGCAATGATCGCCGCGGAAACGGAGGACAGTGTGCTCTCCGACGACAATATGGTCGCCCAACTTCGGGAAAGCGGGATCGATATTGCGCGCCGCACCGTCGCAAAATACCGGGAAGCAATGAATATCCCCTCTTCCGTTCAACGTCGTCGAGAGATCCGTGCGGGATTTGTATAG
- a CDS encoding electron transfer flavoprotein subunit alpha/FixB family protein gives MTLTANQEIPRPAVGRAGMKKELPDHFKDYRHVWVFIEVERGNVHPVSFELLGEGRKLADKLGVKLAGVVLGPPGDATQLAIAEAFAYGADVAYLVENPLLEDYRNEPFTKALTNLVATYQPEILLLGATTLGRDLAGSVATTLLTGLTADCTELDVDADGSLAATRPTFGGSLLCTIYTLNCRPQMATVRPRVMAMPQRTNKPIGCVIQHGVLMVEEEIVTKVLGFISDVQSTNSNLAYADVVVGGGLGLGTSENLKLAKNLARVIGAEYGCSRPLVQKGWMPADRQIGQTGKTIRPKLYIAAGISGAIQHRVGVEGADLIVAINTDPNAPIFDFAHVGVVTDAIRFLPALTDVFTQRLSPHSRDKLAN, from the coding sequence ATGACGTTGACCGCAAATCAAGAAATACCGCGCCCAGCCGTCGGCCGCGCGGGAATGAAGAAAGAACTGCCCGATCATTTCAAAGACTACCGCCATGTTTGGGTCTTCATCGAAGTGGAGCGCGGAAATGTCCATCCCGTCTCCTTCGAACTGCTGGGAGAAGGCCGCAAGCTGGCGGACAAGCTTGGCGTCAAACTCGCAGGTGTCGTGCTCGGACCTCCGGGGGACGCCACGCAGCTGGCCATCGCAGAGGCGTTTGCCTATGGCGCCGACGTTGCGTATCTGGTGGAGAACCCCCTGCTCGAAGACTATAGGAACGAGCCCTTCACCAAAGCTCTGACAAATCTCGTCGCCACTTACCAACCCGAGATCCTGCTTCTCGGTGCGACGACGCTTGGTCGCGACCTTGCCGGTTCCGTGGCGACGACCTTGTTGACGGGGCTCACCGCGGACTGCACCGAACTCGATGTGGATGCGGACGGTTCGCTTGCCGCAACGCGGCCGACTTTCGGCGGCTCTCTACTATGCACAATCTACACGCTCAACTGCAGACCGCAGATGGCGACAGTGCGGCCAAGGGTCATGGCGATGCCGCAGCGCACGAACAAGCCTATCGGCTGCGTCATTCAGCATGGGGTCCTGATGGTCGAGGAGGAGATCGTCACCAAAGTCCTCGGGTTCATTTCCGACGTGCAATCGACAAATTCCAATCTCGCCTATGCCGATGTGGTGGTGGGCGGCGGCCTCGGTCTTGGAACATCGGAGAACCTGAAGCTGGCGAAGAATCTCGCGCGGGTAATTGGAGCCGAATACGGCTGTTCACGGCCGCTGGTCCAGAAAGGCTGGATGCCGGCTGATCGGCAGATCGGGCAAACGGGTAAGACTATCCGGCCGAAGCTCTATATAGCGGCCGGGATTTCCGGCGCCATTCAGCACCGGGTTGGCGTCGAGGGCGCTGATCTCATTGTGGCGATCAACACCGATCCGAACGCGCCGATTTTCGACTTCGCCCACGTTGGCGTCGTGACGGATGCGATCCGCTTCTTGCCGGCCCTCACTGATGTTTTCACCCAACGGCTGTCGCCGCACAGTCGCGATAAGCTTGCGAATTAG
- a CDS encoding aspartate/glutamate/uridylate kinase → MFTQSLPPCGFSIVVKFHGSLMHDLSVFRTAVAELERLVERGHRILVVPGGDLNDKAIERVEDLYPPPSVMTHHACALVQDETGYLLANRAFSSKLVPSATLSECRSLAKVGKIPVLLASRMLFTTDSVEWSLDITSNAVAAWIAWVTNAPLLAILTDVDGVYRNAATHDPGALIEEIDAHDLAELGHASVDACAAHFMSLRGAAGVVINGTHPNRLRDWTEGKHVRATYITTNERVPSCSA, encoded by the coding sequence ATGTTCACCCAAAGTCTTCCCCCATGCGGCTTTTCAATAGTTGTCAAGTTCCACGGAAGCCTCATGCATGATCTGTCGGTTTTTAGGACGGCTGTCGCCGAACTCGAGCGCTTGGTCGAGCGTGGACATCGAATTTTGGTCGTTCCTGGCGGAGACTTAAACGACAAGGCGATTGAGCGTGTTGAAGACCTATATCCTCCCCCATCGGTGATGACCCATCACGCGTGCGCTCTTGTCCAAGATGAGACAGGATATTTGCTGGCGAATCGTGCCTTCTCTTCGAAACTTGTTCCGTCTGCAACGTTGAGCGAATGTCGGAGCCTGGCAAAGGTTGGCAAAATTCCGGTTCTGCTTGCCTCGCGCATGCTCTTCACAACGGATTCGGTCGAATGGAGTTTGGACATAACGTCTAACGCTGTGGCGGCGTGGATTGCGTGGGTAACCAATGCTCCGCTACTGGCAATTCTGACCGATGTAGACGGCGTCTATCGCAATGCGGCAACTCACGATCCGGGGGCGTTGATCGAGGAAATAGATGCCCACGATCTTGCCGAGCTTGGTCATGCGTCAGTCGATGCTTGTGCAGCTCATTTCATGTCATTGCGGGGTGCTGCGGGGGTCGTTATCAACGGCACCCATCCAAACCGGCTGCGTGATTGGACCGAGGGAAAGCATGTGAGAGCGACCTACATCACCACAAATGAAAGGGTCCCATCATGTTCTGCTTAG
- a CDS encoding peroxiredoxin, producing the protein MNIKKKVPFVTFRTRVRDEALPGPNPYRWKDKTSDDYFRGKRVILFSLPGAFTPTCTNQQLPDFERLYGEFQKKGIDEIYCLSVNDAFVMNAWGKSVGLLNVKLIPDGSGEFTRKMGMLVAKHNLGFGMRSWRYAALVDNGVVEQWFEEEGFSDNCQTDPYGISSPQNVLETLKATAAA; encoded by the coding sequence ATGAACATCAAAAAGAAGGTTCCCTTCGTCACATTCCGGACGCGTGTTCGCGATGAGGCCCTACCAGGGCCGAACCCTTATCGGTGGAAAGACAAGACATCCGACGACTATTTCCGCGGCAAGCGCGTCATCTTGTTTTCGCTGCCAGGCGCCTTCACCCCCACCTGCACCAACCAACAGCTACCGGATTTCGAAAGGCTTTATGGGGAGTTTCAAAAGAAGGGCATCGATGAGATTTACTGTCTCTCCGTAAACGATGCATTCGTCATGAACGCCTGGGGCAAGTCCGTAGGGCTTCTCAACGTCAAGCTCATCCCTGACGGGTCGGGAGAATTTACTCGCAAGATGGGCATGCTCGTTGCCAAGCACAATCTCGGTTTCGGAATGCGCTCCTGGCGCTACGCGGCGCTGGTCGATAACGGCGTGGTAGAGCAGTGGTTTGAGGAAGAAGGCTTCTCGGACAACTGTCAAACCGATCCCTACGGCATTTCATCGCCGCAAAACGTCCTGGAAACGCTGAAGGCCACGGCCGCAGCATAA
- a CDS encoding nitrogen fixation protein NifQ, with amino-acid sequence MSDQHQFQILKGKSISPRILMSDRWRHSQSSNARLWLRMGLEIDFDDYVLTCVFSRALQEIEAGQASATEATGLSRAELRDILTRSFHAKLIDAFFPEEASDPELGTEEELLRDLLLSHARPNDPFSARFAKIIARRALRDDHLWQDLGLFDRAELGRLFAMHFPTLAAGNTNNMRWKKYLYRKLCEAEGFSLCAAPSCQECSDFNACFGPETDEARR; translated from the coding sequence GTGTCAGATCAGCATCAATTCCAGATCTTAAAGGGAAAGAGCATCAGTCCCAGGATACTAATGTCTGATCGGTGGCGACATTCACAGTCATCCAATGCCAGGCTATGGCTGCGAATGGGCTTGGAGATAGACTTTGACGACTATGTACTTACCTGTGTCTTTTCGCGAGCGCTTCAGGAGATTGAAGCTGGCCAGGCGTCGGCGACCGAGGCGACCGGGCTTTCTCGCGCCGAGCTGCGGGACATCCTGACACGAAGTTTTCATGCCAAGCTCATCGACGCCTTTTTTCCGGAAGAGGCGAGCGATCCAGAGCTCGGCACGGAGGAAGAGCTCCTGCGTGACTTGCTACTTTCGCATGCCCGTCCAAACGATCCATTCAGCGCCCGGTTTGCTAAAATCATTGCCCGCCGTGCCCTGCGCGACGACCATCTATGGCAGGACCTTGGTCTATTTGACCGAGCCGAGCTTGGTCGGTTGTTTGCCATGCATTTTCCGACGCTAGCGGCAGGCAATACCAACAATATGAGGTGGAAGAAGTACCTTTACCGCAAGCTCTGCGAGGCTGAAGGTTTCTCGCTCTGCGCCGCTCCCAGCTGTCAGGAATGCAGTGATTTTAACGCGTGCTTCGGCCCCGAAACGGATGAAGCCCGTCGTTAA
- a CDS encoding ferredoxin family protein — MTVAVTKLRVEDKLFQNRYLVDQGRPHIKVRPHEHPSANLLALTRICPAKCYELNDKGQVEIAADGCMECGTCRVLCEASGDITWNYPRGGFGVLFKFG, encoded by the coding sequence ATGACCGTTGCAGTGACGAAGTTGCGTGTTGAGGACAAGCTTTTCCAGAATCGCTATCTGGTTGATCAGGGACGCCCGCACATTAAGGTGCGGCCGCACGAGCATCCGAGTGCAAACCTTTTGGCGCTAACACGCATCTGCCCGGCAAAATGCTATGAACTGAATGACAAAGGCCAAGTGGAGATTGCCGCCGACGGCTGCATGGAGTGCGGCACATGCAGGGTGCTGTGTGAGGCAAGTGGGGACATCACGTGGAACTATCCACGAGGCGGCTTTGGTGTTCTCTTCAAGTTCGGGTGA
- a CDS encoding electron transfer flavoprotein subunit beta/FixA family protein, whose product MHVVVCIKQVPDSAQIRVHPVTNTIMRQGVPTIINPYDLFALEEALRLRDVHGGEVTVLTMGPPMAEDSLRKALTYGADRAVLLTDRYFAGSDTLATSFALSQAIAKIGETFGAPDIVFTGKQTIDGDTAQVGPGIAKRLDLLQLTYVSKICSLDLDAREIKVDRRSEGGTQMLHGRLPCLITMLEGTNEIRRGSLDDALRAARSQIVKWSAGDAGIEDLSKCGLRGSPTVVKRVFAPTVRTEKAEQITTTDKALGDLADELIVEIFARQPALEHELAFDASA is encoded by the coding sequence ATGCACGTCGTAGTCTGTATCAAGCAGGTGCCGGACTCCGCACAGATTCGCGTCCATCCTGTAACGAACACGATCATGCGCCAGGGTGTGCCGACCATCATAAATCCTTACGATCTATTCGCCCTTGAAGAAGCACTGCGGTTGCGTGACGTGCATGGCGGCGAGGTCACCGTGCTCACGATGGGGCCGCCCATGGCAGAGGATTCGTTGCGCAAGGCGCTCACTTACGGTGCGGATCGGGCGGTATTGTTGACCGACCGCTATTTTGCGGGATCCGATACCCTGGCGACTTCCTTTGCTTTGTCGCAGGCGATTGCAAAAATCGGCGAGACCTTCGGCGCCCCCGACATCGTTTTCACGGGCAAGCAGACCATCGACGGCGACACTGCCCAAGTCGGGCCGGGCATTGCTAAGCGCCTCGACCTCCTGCAACTCACTTACGTTTCGAAGATTTGCTCCCTCGATCTTGATGCACGCGAAATTAAGGTCGACCGCCGTTCGGAAGGCGGTACCCAGATGCTGCATGGCAGGCTTCCCTGCCTCATCACTATGCTGGAAGGCACCAACGAAATCCGCCGCGGCTCGCTTGATGACGCGCTACGTGCCGCACGCAGTCAGATCGTAAAATGGAGCGCGGGCGACGCCGGCATCGAGGACCTCAGCAAGTGTGGACTGCGTGGTTCGCCGACGGTCGTCAAACGCGTCTTTGCCCCGACAGTAAGGACGGAAAAGGCAGAGCAAATCACCACCACCGATAAGGCGCTCGGCGATCTTGCTGATGAGTTGATTGTCGAAATCTTCGCCCGTCAGCCGGCGCTCGAACACGAACTCGCCTTCGACGCCAGCGCATAA
- a CDS encoding iron-sulfur cluster assembly scaffold protein: MRKYRGKLKTSFCDHKGARILQTAKSENKVASGDAVELMMGFDRPTEAISAATLQSLRTRFAIACSSEFIEFIVGKSAYEAIRNINCDLTYVVDRPPSTSPSPFASCVAQSRAIRSHASQLSKKRLLRSLRRCSLKASLGQRRVCRQAQRKAAYSRSKKYLCNRRGFSAACRRGSRMLGARLNKVHRSLKLPDNVPAANSTNRTLRRLFLPEQ, from the coding sequence ATGCGGAAGTATCGCGGCAAGCTCAAGACATCATTTTGCGATCACAAGGGCGCCCGCATTCTGCAAACAGCCAAATCTGAAAACAAGGTCGCATCTGGGGATGCGGTTGAATTAATGATGGGATTCGATCGGCCGACGGAAGCGATCAGTGCCGCAACACTGCAGTCGCTCCGAACCCGTTTCGCGATCGCCTGCTCGTCCGAGTTCATCGAATTTATTGTGGGCAAGAGCGCCTATGAAGCCATTCGAAACATCAATTGCGACTTAACGTATGTTGTCGACCGGCCGCCATCCACCTCGCCGTCGCCGTTTGCCTCATGTGTGGCGCAAAGTCGCGCGATCCGGTCACATGCTTCACAGCTGTCGAAGAAGCGACTGTTACGGTCCCTGCGGCGCTGTTCATTGAAGGCCTCGTTAGGTCAGAGACGAGTTTGTCGGCAGGCACAAAGGAAGGCAGCGTACTCGAGGTCCAAGAAATATCTTTGTAACCGACGGGGTTTTTCGGCGGCATGTCGCCGCGGATCGAGGATGCTTGGAGCTCGCCTGAACAAAGTTCACCGGAGCCTGAAATTGCCAGATAACGTTCCTGCAGCCAATTCGACCAATCGAACGCTGCGGCGATTGTTCTTGCCCGAGCAGTGA
- a CDS encoding isocitrate lyase/phosphoenolpyruvate mutase family protein yields the protein MDQKVFVPKSIGAIEDPTKSLRDLISSPDLTHLMGAHDGLSAAVAMQAGFKAIWASGPCISKSLGYRDVKEASWTHLIEVMERMADASGLPILADGDSGFGNMNGARLMTARLLQHGASGVCIDDKSFPKMNSSVGNRPPLDDIEKFSGRLKAIKDATGNDLVLVARTEALIAGYGLKAALLRADAYANAGADAILIHSGEAKTHEVLTFAKQWKRLPIMIAPSNYYRTVISAHHEAGISNVVWVNHAMRAAIAGMRAAYNWIIAEASAGPIGQEVAKLDDGPAALW from the coding sequence ATGGATCAAAAGGTTTTCGTTCCAAAGAGCATCGGGGCGATTGAGGATCCGACGAAATCGCTCCGCGATCTGATTTCCTCCCCAGACCTGACGCACCTGATGGGAGCGCATGATGGGCTTTCCGCGGCGGTCGCCATGCAGGCGGGCTTCAAGGCCATTTGGGCGTCTGGCCCGTGCATTTCGAAGAGCCTCGGCTATCGCGACGTCAAGGAGGCAAGCTGGACACATTTGATAGAGGTGATGGAACGAATGGCGGACGCCAGCGGCCTGCCGATCCTCGCTGACGGTGATTCCGGCTTCGGGAACATGAATGGCGCGCGGTTAATGACAGCAAGGCTCTTGCAGCATGGTGCCTCTGGTGTGTGCATCGATGATAAGAGCTTCCCGAAAATGAATTCCTCTGTCGGCAATCGTCCTCCGCTGGACGATATCGAAAAGTTTTCCGGCCGCCTAAAGGCGATTAAGGATGCCACGGGAAACGACCTCGTGCTTGTCGCTCGCACCGAAGCCTTGATCGCCGGTTACGGTCTCAAGGCGGCACTATTGCGCGCGGACGCCTACGCGAACGCCGGCGCCGATGCAATCCTGATCCACTCGGGGGAAGCGAAGACGCACGAGGTTCTCACCTTTGCGAAGCAATGGAAACGGCTTCCTATCATGATTGCGCCTTCGAATTACTATCGCACAGTCATTTCAGCGCATCATGAGGCTGGCATCTCGAATGTCGTCTGGGTCAACCATGCGATGCGTGCAGCGATTGCAGGTATGCGGGCCGCGTACAACTGGATCATCGCCGAAGCAAGCGCCGGGCCGATTGGGCAGGAGGTCGCGAAGCTCGACGACGGACCCGCTGCGTTATGGTGA
- a CDS encoding FAD-dependent oxidoreductase, with protein sequence MSGEKFDAIVIGAGMAGNAAAYTMASRGLKVLQLERGEYPGSKNVQGAIMYANMLEKIIPNFRDDAPLERHLVEQRFWMMDDTSHVGIQYRSDDFNESTPERYTIIRAQFDRWFSRKVREAGATVLCETTATELAQEGGKVIGVRTDRTGDVILADTVVLAEGANGLLGARAGLRQTPTSESVALAVKEIHFLPEDVIDQRFGLHGNEGCVIEAAGTISRGMAGLAFLYTNKESISLGIGCLVSDFAATCESPYELLEAFKNHPSIKHLIADSEVKEYAAHLIPEGGYKAIPALFGDGWVVVGDAAQLNNAVHREGSNLAMTSGRIAGEAIFEVKSRGGRMTKRNLALYKTMLDDSFVIKDLRKYKDMPALLHTNSRNFFMTYPKLMSEASKNFMRVDGTPKIENERATTAAFIKARSRWGLVSDAVRLALAWR encoded by the coding sequence ATGAGCGGGGAAAAGTTTGACGCCATCGTGATTGGCGCGGGCATGGCCGGGAATGCGGCTGCTTACACCATGGCGAGCCGTGGCTTGAAAGTCCTGCAATTGGAGCGTGGCGAGTATCCGGGCTCAAAGAACGTCCAGGGCGCAATCATGTACGCGAACATGCTGGAGAAAATCATCCCGAATTTTCGAGATGATGCGCCTCTTGAGCGGCATCTCGTCGAGCAGCGCTTCTGGATGATGGATGACACATCCCACGTTGGGATCCAATACCGATCGGATGATTTCAACGAGTCGACGCCAGAGCGCTATACAATCATTCGCGCTCAGTTCGACCGTTGGTTTTCGCGTAAGGTGCGTGAGGCGGGAGCGACAGTCCTTTGCGAGACGACGGCGACAGAACTTGCCCAGGAAGGGGGCAAGGTGATCGGCGTGCGCACTGACCGTACTGGCGATGTCATACTTGCGGACACGGTCGTTCTTGCGGAAGGCGCCAATGGGTTGCTCGGCGCCCGGGCCGGTTTGCGTCAGACGCCGACTTCGGAGAGCGTGGCTCTCGCTGTCAAGGAAATACATTTTCTGCCAGAAGACGTGATCGATCAGCGCTTCGGTCTTCATGGCAACGAGGGTTGTGTGATCGAGGCGGCCGGCACCATCTCCCGCGGCATGGCCGGGCTCGCCTTCCTTTATACCAATAAGGAGTCGATCTCTCTTGGCATCGGTTGCCTCGTCTCCGACTTCGCCGCAACGTGCGAAAGCCCTTACGAGTTGCTCGAAGCGTTCAAGAACCATCCGTCGATCAAACATCTGATCGCGGATTCGGAAGTCAAGGAATATGCAGCTCATCTCATTCCCGAAGGTGGGTACAAGGCAATTCCCGCGCTCTTCGGCGATGGCTGGGTCGTTGTCGGCGACGCAGCACAGCTCAACAATGCCGTTCACCGCGAAGGTTCCAATCTCGCCATGACGTCAGGTCGCATCGCCGGGGAGGCTATTTTCGAGGTCAAGAGCCGCGGAGGTCGAATGACCAAAAGAAACCTCGCACTATACAAGACGATGCTGGACGATTCCTTTGTCATTAAAGATCTTAGGAAATACAAAGACATGCCGGCCCTACTTCATACCAATTCCCGCAATTTCTTCATGACATACCCGAAGTTGATGTCTGAAGCTTCGAAAAATTTCATGCGTGTCGATGGTACGCCGAAGATCGAAAATGAAAGGGCGACAACGGCCGCTTTCATAAAGGCGCGTTCGCGCTGGGGGCTGGTCAGCGACGCGGTGCGTCTGGCATTGGCTTGGCGTTGA
- the nifS gene encoding cysteine desulfurase NifS — MRSVYLDNNATTRVDPEVVQAMLPFFTDQFANPSSSHSFGASASAAIMTARKRLQALIGAEFEHEIVFTSGGTESDNAAILSALEIMPDRTQIVTSAVEHPAVLTLCAHLERTRGIKVHRIPVDRHGRLDLRTYRAALTPHVALVSIMWANNETGAIFPVADLAKLAKEVGAFFHTDAVQAVGKLPMDLKSSAIDMLSLSGHKLHGPKGIGALWVKRGVRFDPMIKGGHQERDRRAGTENTAGIVGLGKAAELASSFMKEENGRVRSLRDRLERGLLQRIPDAFVTGDKQKRLPNTSNIAFDQVDGDGLLLLLDRYGIACSSGSACTSQSPQPSHVLTAMNIPDISSHGVIRFSLSRDNCEEDIDRVLDVLPGIVGSLRDGSSFKPTPAKRRRPLAFMKPTETDGNTS; from the coding sequence ATGAGATCTGTCTATCTCGACAACAATGCAACGACGCGAGTTGATCCTGAAGTCGTACAAGCGATGTTGCCGTTCTTTACTGATCAATTTGCCAATCCTTCGTCCAGTCACAGTTTTGGTGCCTCGGCAAGTGCCGCGATAATGACCGCGCGCAAACGATTGCAAGCTTTGATCGGTGCAGAGTTCGAGCATGAGATCGTCTTTACCTCCGGCGGCACGGAAAGCGATAATGCAGCGATCCTGTCAGCGCTCGAAATCATGCCCGATCGCACACAGATCGTGACGTCCGCAGTCGAGCATCCGGCCGTGCTAACGCTCTGCGCGCACCTTGAGAGGACGCGTGGCATAAAGGTGCACAGGATTCCAGTCGATCGGCATGGTCGCCTCGACCTGCGCACATACCGGGCTGCCCTCACCCCACATGTTGCACTCGTCTCGATCATGTGGGCAAACAATGAAACGGGCGCGATTTTTCCTGTCGCTGACCTCGCTAAGTTGGCCAAGGAAGTTGGCGCTTTTTTCCATACAGACGCAGTGCAGGCGGTCGGCAAGCTGCCGATGGACCTGAAATCGAGTGCGATCGACATGTTGTCGCTCTCGGGCCACAAGCTGCACGGACCCAAAGGGATTGGTGCGCTTTGGGTAAAGCGCGGCGTGCGCTTCGATCCGATGATCAAGGGGGGACATCAGGAGCGCGACCGGCGCGCCGGCACGGAAAATACCGCTGGCATCGTCGGGCTCGGCAAGGCCGCTGAACTTGCGTCGAGCTTCATGAAGGAAGAGAACGGACGAGTAAGATCGCTGCGAGATCGCCTGGAAAGAGGGCTTCTGCAGCGCATCCCAGATGCGTTCGTCACCGGCGATAAGCAAAAGCGGTTGCCGAACACCTCCAACATCGCCTTCGACCAAGTCGACGGTGATGGCTTACTGCTTCTCCTCGACCGCTATGGCATCGCCTGTTCTTCCGGCTCGGCTTGCACTTCTCAGTCGCCGCAGCCGAGCCATGTCCTGACCGCGATGAACATTCCCGATATCTCGAGCCACGGGGTCATTCGCTTCTCCCTGTCGCGTGATAATTGCGAGGAGGATATAGATCGCGTGCTCGATGTCTTACCCGGAATCGTCGGCAGTTTACGAGATGGTTCTTCGTTTAAGCCGACGCCGGCAAAGCGGCGAAGACCTTTGGCTTTTATGAAGCCTACGGAGACGGACGGAAACACCTCATGA
- a CDS encoding iron-sulfur cluster assembly accessory protein, producing MITLTENAVAAMKIALSRADEPAEGLRIAVETGGCAGLKYLMGPESGPREGDAIIETGGITLFVDVGSQPHVNGMTVDFVTRLESSGFVFDNPNAAEMCACGKSFA from the coding sequence ATGATCACGCTCACAGAGAACGCCGTTGCCGCCATGAAGATTGCGCTCAGCCGAGCGGACGAGCCGGCCGAAGGCCTGCGCATCGCGGTCGAGACCGGCGGCTGCGCCGGGCTCAAATACCTGATGGGACCGGAGAGCGGCCCACGCGAGGGCGATGCGATCATCGAAACAGGCGGGATTACACTGTTCGTGGACGTAGGCTCTCAACCACACGTCAACGGCATGACGGTGGACTTCGTTACACGGCTGGAGTCCTCAGGATTTGTCTTCGACAACCCCAACGCGGCAGAGATGTGCGCTTGTGGCAAGTCCTTTGCCTGA